Proteins encoded in a region of the Williamwhitmania sp. genome:
- a CDS encoding alpha/beta hydrolase: protein MKKYTTRILLAAIFLSVSCLATAQSDSTSVPYGNNPAAGHYVKVKGATLYYEEYGQGTPMLMIHGGLSSPADFSKNIPVLEKHFRVIAVDSRGYAKSSNDLDSLSYELLTDDMVQLLDKLHIDSTYVVGFSDGGVVGLYITAKYPSRVIKAFVSGANYLVEGLVDNNFERNEMTPEKVKVDSMWIPMRKEYAKLNPNPDKFDTQIQLIRNMWLRNPYIPKDLLVTIHKPVFLLYGDRDAIKLEHGVEIYHLLPQETTQLCILPNTYHSTFIENPEMVNMLLMYYFKEK from the coding sequence ATGAAAAAGTATACCACACGCATTCTACTGGCCGCCATTTTCCTCTCCGTTTCATGCTTAGCAACGGCTCAAAGCGACAGCACCTCGGTGCCTTACGGGAACAATCCAGCGGCAGGACATTATGTGAAGGTTAAAGGGGCAACCCTCTACTATGAGGAGTATGGCCAAGGAACACCAATGCTCATGATTCATGGAGGTCTTAGCTCCCCAGCCGATTTCTCGAAGAACATCCCGGTGCTGGAAAAACATTTTAGGGTGATTGCCGTCGATAGCAGAGGCTATGCCAAATCTTCCAACGACCTCGATTCGCTCAGCTACGAGCTTCTTACCGACGACATGGTTCAGCTGCTCGATAAGCTGCATATTGACAGCACTTACGTGGTGGGCTTTAGCGATGGTGGCGTAGTGGGACTTTACATAACCGCCAAGTATCCATCACGAGTTATTAAGGCATTTGTTTCAGGAGCAAACTACCTTGTGGAGGGGCTTGTCGACAACAACTTTGAGCGAAACGAAATGACTCCAGAAAAGGTGAAGGTGGATTCCATGTGGATACCTATGCGAAAAGAGTATGCCAAGCTCAACCCAAATCCTGATAAATTCGACACCCAAATTCAGCTCATCCGGAACATGTGGCTGCGTAATCCATACATTCCAAAGGATTTACTTGTTACCATACACAAACCGGTATTTCTTCTTTATGGAGATAGAGACGCAATAAAACTTGAGCATGGCGTCGAAATTTACCACCTCCTACCACAGGAAACCACCCAGCTGTGCATACTGCCCAACACCTACCACTCAACCTTTATTGAAAATCCGGAGATGGTAAACATGCTATTGATGTACTACTTTAAGGAGAAATAA
- a CDS encoding WD40 repeat domain-containing protein: MNKILLFILAATATTNAFSQDPAVTPMISSDNNMVISQVAFSSDGKYMLVNSKAYVSLIESSSSLTDASIDADGKLLCAIALSPDGKVAATGDTDGKITLYDIWAQKSTVKYRGHKSVIVAIAFTPDGSKVVSAATDRSVQIWSATSGKKITSIDNFKSPISFIAISPDGKTLATVESVSTGEVKLWDLNTGSAIRTLTYSKSKISAIAFSSDGNRIATGNTLYSVEIKSTDGSGSMLQFKGHHAPILSIAFSPDGSTIASSDISSGVILWDSISGRVKNVLKSPQGDCYSLQFTPDNNWLLMPGYNNRIARWNIAMTVTDWLNTFLSDRKSEIELWAMRSENENDAEYAKRVNETTRTAKNQKFIDQGKEWLMGYYRDVINWRSFELGAYNSGNGTLAIGNNLFGNFEITIPQNKVDGFAKTLPSYQIIPELEVDNNEVVPESLTIKSKTETYTATREKQ; this comes from the coding sequence ATGAATAAGATTCTTCTTTTCATCCTGGCAGCAACAGCCACTACAAATGCTTTTTCGCAAGACCCAGCAGTCACCCCAATGATTTCGAGCGACAACAATATGGTTATTTCGCAGGTTGCCTTCAGCAGCGATGGTAAGTACATGCTGGTAAACTCCAAGGCATACGTTAGCCTAATTGAATCGTCCTCCAGCCTCACCGATGCCTCCATCGACGCAGATGGCAAGTTGCTTTGCGCCATAGCCCTTTCGCCTGATGGTAAGGTTGCAGCAACAGGCGACACAGACGGGAAAATAACCCTTTACGATATCTGGGCGCAAAAATCCACCGTAAAGTATAGAGGGCACAAAAGCGTTATAGTAGCCATAGCCTTTACCCCTGACGGAAGCAAGGTGGTTTCGGCTGCAACCGACCGCTCGGTTCAGATATGGAGCGCCACCAGCGGAAAAAAGATTACCTCAATCGATAACTTCAAATCACCAATTTCCTTTATTGCCATTAGCCCCGATGGGAAAACGCTCGCTACGGTAGAATCGGTATCCACCGGAGAGGTAAAACTATGGGATTTGAACACAGGATCAGCCATTCGTACACTCACCTATAGCAAATCAAAAATTTCAGCCATCGCATTTTCATCCGATGGTAACAGAATCGCCACTGGAAACACTCTATACTCGGTGGAGATAAAGTCAACCGACGGCAGCGGTTCAATGCTTCAGTTTAAAGGACACCACGCCCCCATCCTCTCCATTGCATTCAGCCCCGATGGCAGCACCATCGCCTCCAGCGACATTAGTTCCGGCGTTATTCTCTGGGATTCAATAAGCGGCAGGGTGAAAAATGTTCTAAAAAGTCCGCAGGGTGACTGCTATTCCCTTCAATTCACCCCTGATAATAATTGGCTGCTCATGCCGGGCTACAACAACCGCATTGCCCGCTGGAACATAGCCATGACGGTAACCGATTGGCTAAACACTTTTCTCAGCGATAGAAAATCAGAAATAGAGCTCTGGGCCATGCGTAGCGAAAACGAAAATGACGCCGAATATGCCAAACGGGTTAACGAAACCACCCGTACTGCTAAAAATCAAAAGTTTATTGATCAAGGCAAGGAGTGGCTCATGGGCTACTACCGCGATGTAATTAACTGGAGAAGTTTTGAACTTGGCGCCTACAATTCCGGAAACGGAACTTTAGCAATTGGAAATAACCTGTTTGGGAACTTTGAGATTACAATTCCACAAAACAAAGTTGATGGCTTTGCAAAAACGCTTCCTTCCTACCAGATAATTCCCGAGCTGGAGGTCGACAATAATGAGGTAGTTCCCGAAAGCCTCACCATAAAATCGAAAACAGAAACCTATACAGCCACAAGAGAAAAGCAATAA
- a CDS encoding NAD(P)H-dependent oxidoreductase encodes MNLISNLKWRYATKRMNGTKVPKEKVDQILEAIQLAPTSIGIQPFKVFVVESEAMRKKIHAGACPQPQVLEGSHLLVFAARESLTNQEVDGYINSIAKTRNVAVESLADFRKMVESPQPMDANSYFAWAARQAYIALGFGLVTAASLEVDSTPMEGFNNAMMDEVLGLKEKGLRSAVLMALGYRDPKTDYLVNAAKVRKPVSELFEVL; translated from the coding sequence ATGAACTTAATCAGCAATTTGAAGTGGCGTTATGCCACCAAGAGAATGAACGGCACCAAGGTGCCAAAAGAAAAGGTGGATCAGATTCTGGAGGCCATACAACTTGCCCCAACTTCCATTGGAATACAGCCATTCAAGGTGTTTGTAGTGGAGAGTGAAGCTATGCGTAAAAAGATTCATGCAGGTGCTTGCCCTCAGCCACAGGTGTTGGAAGGTTCCCATCTGTTGGTTTTTGCCGCACGTGAGAGCCTAACCAACCAAGAGGTTGACGGTTACATAAACAGTATTGCCAAAACGCGAAACGTAGCGGTGGAATCACTGGCTGACTTTCGAAAAATGGTGGAGTCTCCTCAACCAATGGACGCCAATAGCTACTTTGCTTGGGCTGCACGTCAGGCTTACATTGCGTTGGGATTTGGATTGGTAACTGCCGCTTCGCTGGAGGTGGATTCCACTCCCATGGAAGGTTTCAATAATGCTATGATGGATGAGGTGCTTGGTCTTAAGGAGAAAGGGCTGCGTAGTGCGGTGCTGATGGCTTTGGGTTATCGCGATCCAAAAACCGACTACTTGGTGAATGCGGCTAAGGTTCGGAAACCAGTAAGCGAACTGTTTGAGGTTCTGTAG
- the trxA gene encoding thioredoxin has translation MAVEITDGNFEEVVMKADKPVVIDFWAEWCGPCRMITPIIAEMSTEYEGRAVIGKVDVDSNPGISAKFGIRNIPTVLFIKGGEIKDKQVGAVPKSKLVEKLNALL, from the coding sequence ATGGCAGTTGAAATTACTGATGGCAACTTTGAAGAAGTTGTAATGAAGGCCGACAAGCCTGTGGTTATCGATTTTTGGGCAGAATGGTGTGGACCATGCCGCATGATTACCCCTATTATTGCCGAGATGTCTACCGAATACGAAGGTAGAGCCGTTATTGGCAAGGTTGACGTTGACTCCAACCCCGGCATTAGCGCAAAATTTGGCATCCGTAATATTCCCACCGTTCTCTTCATAAAAGGTGGCGAAATAAAAGACAAACAGGTTGGCGCGGTTCCTAAATCCAAGCTAGTTGAAAAGCTAAACGCACTTCTCTAA